A single Deltaproteobacteria bacterium DNA region contains:
- a CDS encoding insulinase family protein has translation MARRDHSVTSLKLAAFSAQKKYLANGMPVVICPRPGLSWAYVALYFGVGSRYETAKNNGITHMLEHMLFRGTRKYLNTTMLNAAAEDFGGYLEGATYRDHLVFSTGCHPSAVVKAIAILGEIVQTPRYCDMHIEKEILKEELLETLDQNKRMIDLDNLTHSVVFKNHGLGLPIEGTLNNLARFNRRHLEAHRRRYLVANNAVLSIAGPVDIKQIMRAARRAFTSLPVGKLYLSKDQALPPKHTSIHCVKNISSQVDIRLSFWAVTVNDPDYPALVLLARLLADGLSSRMHAELVDRQGLAYALNAGLNTYSDCGLFELEVSVAPDRVALAINKLLAFVASAKHMQFTASEINRSLRRYRYGMEFMTDDAADLTAWYGRAVLFNIEAEAANLYQRLQKLSQADLHKVAAKFFTPERLNVTMVGNLTKREEEKIRTVIKRWKK, from the coding sequence ATGGCACGTCGTGATCACTCGGTTACCTCATTAAAACTTGCGGCATTTTCGGCGCAAAAAAAATATCTTGCCAACGGTATGCCTGTGGTTATTTGTCCACGACCAGGATTATCGTGGGCATATGTTGCCCTATATTTTGGCGTAGGTTCTCGCTATGAGACAGCAAAAAATAACGGCATAACCCATATGCTTGAGCATATGTTATTTCGTGGGACGCGAAAGTATTTAAACACTACGATGCTTAATGCTGCTGCCGAAGATTTCGGTGGTTATTTAGAGGGTGCTACCTATCGCGACCATTTAGTGTTTTCTACAGGTTGTCATCCCTCAGCGGTTGTTAAAGCAATTGCAATTTTAGGTGAAATTGTCCAAACGCCACGCTACTGCGATATGCATATTGAAAAAGAGATTTTAAAAGAAGAGTTGTTAGAAACGCTTGATCAAAACAAGCGCATGATCGATCTCGACAATTTAACCCACTCAGTTGTTTTTAAAAATCATGGTTTGGGTTTACCTATTGAAGGTACACTAAATAATTTAGCGCGTTTTAATCGTAGGCATCTTGAAGCTCATCGCCGTCGCTATTTGGTAGCTAATAATGCAGTACTTAGTATTGCTGGGCCGGTAGATATAAAACAAATAATGCGAGCCGCACGTCGTGCATTCACATCATTGCCGGTTGGAAAGCTTTATTTAAGCAAAGACCAAGCTTTACCGCCAAAACATACATCAATTCATTGCGTGAAAAATATCAGCAGCCAAGTTGATATTCGTCTGAGTTTTTGGGCGGTTACCGTTAATGATCCTGATTATCCGGCTTTAGTGCTATTGGCACGTTTGTTGGCTGATGGTTTATCTTCGCGTATGCACGCAGAGCTTGTTGATCGTCAAGGCTTAGCTTATGCACTCAATGCTGGATTAAATACTTATAGTGATTGTGGATTATTTGAACTTGAAGTCAGCGTTGCTCCTGACCGAGTGGCTTTGGCCATTAATAAGTTATTAGCCTTTGTTGCTAGTGCCAAACACATGCAATTTACTGCTAGTGAAATAAACCGATCTTTGCGGCGATATCGTTATGGTATGGAGTTTATGACTGATGATGCTGCTGATCTTACAGCCTGGTATGGTCGTGCGGTGCTATTCAATATAGAAGCTGAAGCTGCTAATTTATATCAACGCCTGCAAAAATTATCACAAGCTGATCTGCATAAAGTGGCAGCTAAATTTTTTACCCCTGAGCGATTAAATGTAACTATGGTCGGAAATTTAACTAAACGCGAAGAAGAGAAAATCCGTACTGTAATAAAAAGATGGAAGAAATAG